The following coding sequences lie in one Monomorium pharaonis isolate MP-MQ-018 chromosome 1, ASM1337386v2, whole genome shotgun sequence genomic window:
- the LOC118647443 gene encoding zinc finger BED domain-containing protein 4-like: MLAVDKMPLSTVENKGFKKLMKTIVPLYKVPSRRTVTRLLEDRYKTLKNNFIAKIDRAICYSLTCDNWTDITNQSYLGVTIHYLTDELKMKSGCIGVFPLYKNHTAEYLAKSLNTIIKEFKLNCSKITAIITDSAANIKLAREKTVGKYKHLACFAHILSHLVPDALTSMSDAQEIIHKVKKIVTTVRKSIVASDELKNLQLRDGKTEGTVLRFIRDVPTRWNSTLYMLDRFLELEKYVYPVILKCEKPLDMLRHDEIKTLKEMISIMRPIERAITEISGEAYPTCSIIIPLVRCMNVTIYFNKPDTQIGITFKEKLQSAINNRCKNFENNKIMSIATILDPRFKKLHFEKSLAAATAVQHIESDLKKYRTLKDPQIDRELNTEMTVRQYSNLWDFHDNLVAKNNNCTEELNEVKQYLKQPIIDRKEDPFEYWKSMNHIFPSLYHEAVRYISTLGTSVPSERIFSQAGDIKNDDRSRLTGEHLNMLLFLSSLTDEDWALE; the protein is encoded by the coding sequence aTGCTTGCAGTTGATAAAATGCCACTATCAACAGTCGAAAATAaaggttttaaaaaattaatgaaaacaatTGTGCCTCTGTATAAAGTTCCAAGCAGGAGGACAGTAACTAGACTGCTTGAAGATCGAtataagacattaaaaaataattttatagctaAAATCGACAGAGCTATTTGTTACAGTCTTACTTGTGATAATTGGACTGACATTACTAATCAAAGTTACCTTGGTGTGACTATTCACTATCTAACAgatgaattaaaaatgaagAGTGGCTGTATTGGTGTTTTCCCTTTATACAAAAATCATACTGCTGAATATCTcgcaaaatctttaaatacaattatcaaagaatttaaattaaattgttcaaaaattacaGCGATTATCACAGACAGTGCAGCAAACATAAAACTGGCGAGAGAAAAAACAGTGGGAAAGTATAAACATTTAGCTTGTTTTGCGCATATTTTGTCGCATCTTGTACCGGACGCATTAACCAGCATGTCTGATGCTCaagaaattattcataaagtaaaaaagattgtCACCACTGTAAGGAAAAGCATTGTTGCATCAGATGAACTAAAAAACTTACAGCTTCGTGATGGAAAAACAGAAGGAACTGTATTAAGATTCATACGAGACGTTCCAACGCGTTGGAATTCTACACTATATATGTTAGACAGATTTCTTGAGTTAGAAAAGTACGTTTACCCTGTGATACTAAAATGTGAGAAACCTTTGGATATGTTAAGACATGACGAAatcaaaacattaaaagaaatgatatctATTATGAGACCAATCGAACGTGCTATCACAGAAATTAGTGGAGAAGCATATCCAACGTGTAGTATTATTATCCCTCTAGTGCGTTGTATGaatgttacaatttattttaacaaaccTGATACACAAATTGGAAttacatttaaagaaaaattacaatcggCAATCAACAAtcgatgtaaaaattttgaaaataataaaataatgagcATTGCAACCATACTGGATCctcgttttaaaaaattacactttGAAAAATCTTTAGCCGCTGCAACTGCAGTACAGCATATTGAAtcggatttaaaaaaatatagaacatTGAAGGATCCACAAATAGATAGAGAGTTAAATACTGAAATGACTGTTAGGCAATACAGTAATTTATGGGATTTTCACGACAATTTAGTAGCCAAAAATAATAACTGTACAGAAGAATTAAATGAAgtgaaacaatatttaaagcaACCCATTATTGATCGAAAAGAAGATCCATTTGAATATTGGAAATCCAtgaatcatatttttccatCTTTATATCATGAAGCAGTGAGATACATTAGTACATTGGGTACTTCAGTTCCATCAGAAAGAATCTTCTCTCAAGCTggtgatataaaaaatgatgaccGAAGTAGATTAACCGGCgaacatttaaatatgttattatttctcAGTTCGCTTACTGACGAAGATTGGGCGTtggaataa